The Hymenobacter sp. DG01 genome has a segment encoding these proteins:
- a CDS encoding amino acid permease, with the protein MATIFAKKPLATLLGEANSSGEGSLKRTLGAGNLVALGVGAIIGAGLFVRTAAAAAQASGPGVTLAFIVAAIGCAFAGLCYAEFAAMIPIAGSAYTYAYTTMGEFVAWVIGWALIMEYALGAATVSIAWSEYLNKLLEAFHIAPISYELSHSPFESAAIDGVMHSGIINLPALLIIVALSLLLIKGTQESAMFNAIVVFLKVAIVLVFIAVGWQFINPVNHEPYLIPENAEPVKNAAGAVVREYTAWNKHGMGGILGGAAIVFFAFIGFDAVSTAAQEAKNPKRDMPIGILGSLAVCTVLYILFGHVLTGVANWREFADPAKGGEASVTYAIKAHMPGYEWLGTAVTMAILLGFSSVILVMLMGQSRVFFSMAKDGLMPKAFSELHPKFHTPYKSNLVLLVFVGAFAAFVPGSLAGDLTSFGTLLAFVLVSAGVWIMRKSDPAQPRPFRAPLSSPSFPFVPIMGMVVCLGMIAALDEFTLKVALGWMLLGFIVYFIYGKKNSKLQQGIVVVPTEMEEQAFIEPDPKNA; encoded by the coding sequence ATGGCAACAATTTTCGCCAAAAAACCGCTGGCCACGCTGCTCGGCGAAGCTAACTCCTCGGGAGAAGGCTCGCTGAAGCGCACCCTGGGCGCGGGTAACCTTGTGGCCCTGGGCGTAGGGGCCATTATTGGGGCTGGTCTGTTTGTGCGCACGGCGGCCGCAGCCGCGCAGGCCTCGGGCCCAGGCGTTACGCTGGCCTTCATTGTGGCCGCTATTGGCTGTGCCTTTGCTGGCCTCTGCTACGCCGAGTTTGCCGCCATGATTCCGATTGCCGGCTCGGCCTACACCTACGCCTACACCACCATGGGCGAGTTTGTGGCCTGGGTTATCGGTTGGGCCCTGATTATGGAATATGCCCTTGGGGCCGCTACCGTAAGTATAGCCTGGAGCGAGTACCTCAACAAGCTCTTGGAGGCATTCCATATAGCGCCGATAAGTTACGAGCTCAGTCACTCTCCCTTTGAAAGCGCCGCCATTGACGGTGTGATGCACAGCGGCATCATCAACCTGCCGGCCCTGCTCATCATCGTGGCCCTGTCGCTGCTGCTAATCAAAGGCACCCAGGAGTCGGCTATGTTCAACGCCATTGTGGTGTTCTTGAAAGTGGCTATCGTGCTGGTGTTCATTGCCGTAGGCTGGCAGTTTATCAACCCGGTAAACCACGAGCCCTACCTGATTCCGGAAAATGCTGAGCCGGTGAAAAACGCCGCCGGTGCCGTAGTGCGCGAGTACACGGCCTGGAACAAGCACGGCATGGGCGGCATCCTGGGCGGGGCCGCCATTGTGTTCTTTGCCTTCATCGGGTTTGATGCCGTGAGCACGGCCGCGCAGGAAGCCAAAAACCCTAAGCGCGACATGCCCATCGGTATCCTCGGCTCGCTGGCCGTGTGCACCGTGCTCTACATCCTGTTCGGCCACGTTCTGACGGGTGTAGCCAACTGGCGCGAGTTTGCCGACCCAGCTAAGGGCGGCGAGGCCTCGGTGACGTACGCCATTAAGGCCCACATGCCCGGCTACGAGTGGCTGGGTACGGCCGTAACCATGGCTATTCTGCTGGGTTTCTCCTCCGTTATTCTGGTGATGCTCATGGGCCAGAGCCGCGTGTTCTTCTCCATGGCCAAAGACGGCCTGATGCCCAAGGCTTTCTCCGAGCTGCACCCCAAATTCCACACTCCCTACAAGTCGAACCTGGTGCTGCTGGTGTTCGTGGGGGCATTTGCTGCCTTCGTGCCCGGCTCCCTGGCCGGCGATCTGACCTCGTTCGGAACCCTGCTGGCCTTCGTGCTGGTGTCGGCCGGCGTATGGATCATGCGCAAATCAGACCCCGCGCAGCCTCGTCCGTTCCGGGCGCCGCTCTCCTCGCCGTCCTTCCCCTTCGTGCCCATTATGGGCATGGTGGTGTGCTTGGGCATGATTGCCGCCCTTGATGAGTTTACGCTGAAAGTGGCCCTGGGCTGGATGCTGCTGGGCTTCATCGTGTACTTCATCTACGGCAAGAAAAACTCCAAGCTCCAGCAGGGCATCGTGGTGGTGCCCACCGAAATGGAGGAACAGGCCTTCATCGAGCCCGACCCCAAAAACGCCTAG
- a CDS encoding MBL fold metallo-hydrolase, which translates to MSPLPSSTGSVQIQQFYDKGLAHASYAIRSGRQVAIIDPARDPQPYYDFADEHDAKIIAVIETHPHADFVSSHLEIARETGATIYASKLVKASYPHQPFDDGQRITLGTVELHALNTPGHSPDSISVLLMDELGQTRAVFTGDTLFVGDVGRPDLRESDIVGGHSREELAAQLYQSTRQKLMTLPGTTRVYPAHGPGSLCGKTTSPDLDSTIGKELKTNYALQPMSEEEFIKVLLEDQPFMPKYFGHDVLLNKQGAPSFEDSVRAVPRLHSGVALEPGVVLIDTRPAEQFRAGHLPGAINLMDGGKFETWLGSIVGPQEPFYLIADSQIALDTVIRKTAKIGYEGNIKGALLAPRELPATSPATDVEHVRQQPQDYTIVDIRNRTEARQPIFENALVIPLPELRERAQEVPTNKPVLVHCAGGYRSAAGASILQAALPPSVPVYDLGEAISTFQPQSAPV; encoded by the coding sequence ATGAGTCCTCTGCCTAGTAGTACCGGTTCGGTACAGATTCAGCAGTTCTACGACAAAGGCCTGGCCCACGCGAGCTACGCCATCCGCAGCGGCCGCCAGGTGGCCATCATCGACCCGGCCCGCGACCCTCAACCCTACTACGATTTCGCCGACGAGCACGACGCCAAGATCATTGCCGTCATCGAGACGCACCCCCACGCCGACTTCGTCAGCAGCCACCTGGAAATTGCCCGCGAAACCGGCGCTACCATTTACGCCAGCAAGCTGGTGAAGGCCAGCTACCCCCACCAGCCGTTCGATGACGGCCAGCGCATTACGCTGGGCACCGTGGAGCTGCACGCCCTCAACACCCCCGGCCACTCACCCGACTCTATCAGCGTTCTTCTGATGGACGAGCTGGGCCAGACCCGCGCCGTATTCACCGGCGACACCCTGTTTGTGGGCGACGTAGGCCGCCCCGACCTGCGCGAATCCGACATTGTGGGCGGGCACAGCCGCGAGGAGCTGGCCGCCCAGCTCTATCAGAGCACCCGCCAGAAACTGATGACCCTGCCGGGCACTACCCGCGTGTACCCGGCCCACGGCCCCGGCTCGCTCTGCGGCAAAACCACCAGCCCCGACCTCGACAGTACCATTGGCAAAGAGCTGAAAACCAACTACGCCCTGCAGCCCATGTCGGAGGAGGAGTTCATTAAGGTGTTGCTGGAAGATCAGCCCTTCATGCCTAAGTACTTCGGGCACGATGTATTGTTGAACAAGCAGGGGGCGCCTTCCTTCGAGGACAGCGTACGCGCCGTGCCGCGCCTGCACTCGGGCGTTGCCCTGGAGCCGGGGGTAGTACTTATTGACACCCGCCCGGCCGAGCAGTTCCGGGCCGGCCACCTGCCCGGCGCCATCAACCTGATGGATGGGGGCAAGTTTGAAACCTGGCTGGGCTCCATTGTGGGTCCCCAGGAGCCGTTTTACCTGATTGCCGACTCGCAGATTGCCCTAGACACGGTGATTCGCAAAACGGCGAAGATTGGGTACGAAGGCAACATCAAAGGCGCCCTGCTGGCCCCGCGGGAGCTACCCGCCACCAGCCCCGCTACCGACGTGGAACACGTCCGCCAGCAGCCCCAGGACTACACCATCGTGGACATCCGCAACCGCACCGAGGCCCGGCAGCCCATCTTCGAGAATGCCTTGGTGATTCCGCTGCCTGAACTGCGGGAGCGCGCCCAGGAAGTACCGACCAACAAGCCCGTGCTGGTGCACTGCGCCGGCGGCTACCGCTCGGCCGCCGGGGCCAGCATCCTGCAGGCCGCCCTGCCGCCAAGCGTACCCGTGTACGACCTGGGCGAGGCCATCAGCACCTTCCAGCCCCAATCGGCGCCAGTGTAG